Proteins from a genomic interval of Gemmatimonadota bacterium:
- a CDS encoding cupin domain-containing protein, which yields MGVVHKHQGQQGANDWSGVEKQPYSKGGAVGGSVRVVIGPDDGANNFSVRYFEIEPGGQSSFDRHPHDHGIYILRGRAKVLIGWDVHDVGPGDVVYIAPNEQHQFESIGEEPLGFLCVVPPK from the coding sequence ATGGGTGTCGTCCATAAGCACCAGGGACAGCAAGGCGCGAACGACTGGTCCGGCGTGGAGAAGCAGCCCTACAGCAAAGGTGGGGCGGTGGGCGGATCGGTGCGGGTGGTCATCGGTCCCGACGACGGGGCGAACAATTTCTCCGTCCGCTACTTCGAAATCGAACCGGGCGGACAGTCATCCTTCGACCGCCATCCCCACGACCACGGCATCTACATCCTCCGGGGGCGGGCGAAGGTGCTCATCGGGTGGGACGTGCACGACGTGGGTCCGGGCGACGTGGTATACATCGCCCCCAACGAACAGCACCAGTTCGAAAGCATCGGCGAGGAACCGCTCGGGTTCCTGTGCGTCGTGCCGCCGAAGTGA
- a CDS encoding ferritin-like domain-containing protein produces the protein MSENYKSEDPVSEDPVSEDPVSEESKPDEHKPSDFAIPLPDTTDWGEPDRDIRVKPADGRGILMRDCQVGRAGEVPEVALDGHGLAQRGSVVDPGTPDFGFAIREKKLVWADNIADLYEQGKAGQWDATTDIPWDDLPVLPDDLEQAVCQVMTFLIQNEYLAMYLPAKFMNRIDPQFSEVVLFLATQVMDEARHAEVFTKRALANGGGLQYVSAATEWSLRSLLAQDDYSNGSFLMHVLGEGTFMELLMFLEQVAPDPVTARTFKLARQDEGRHVGYGISHFAYHIEQDPSIKDDLMRAAEERTLFLQQASGSSPFVLKAMMTLAGGGSHPEQLARGRDAVMGLYEEMHSKRVRELVAIGFDRKDAERISELHGSGVRNFM, from the coding sequence ATGTCCGAAAACTACAAGTCCGAAGACCCCGTGTCCGAAGACCCCGTGTCCGAAGACCCCGTGTCCGAAGAATCCAAGCCCGACGAGCACAAACCTTCCGACTTCGCTATTCCACTGCCCGATACGACCGATTGGGGCGAGCCCGACCGAGACATCCGCGTGAAACCCGCGGACGGCCGCGGCATCCTCATGCGGGACTGCCAGGTCGGCAGGGCGGGCGAAGTGCCGGAAGTGGCGCTCGACGGACACGGCCTGGCGCAGCGGGGTTCGGTCGTCGATCCCGGAACGCCCGATTTCGGATTCGCCATCCGGGAAAAGAAGCTGGTCTGGGCCGATAACATCGCGGATCTGTACGAGCAGGGCAAGGCGGGGCAGTGGGACGCCACGACGGACATCCCGTGGGATGACCTGCCCGTATTGCCGGACGACCTGGAGCAGGCGGTGTGCCAGGTCATGACCTTCCTCATCCAGAACGAATACCTGGCCATGTACCTGCCCGCCAAGTTCATGAACCGCATCGATCCCCAGTTCTCCGAAGTGGTCCTCTTCCTGGCCACGCAGGTCATGGACGAGGCGCGGCACGCGGAGGTGTTCACCAAGCGCGCCCTCGCCAACGGCGGCGGCCTGCAGTACGTCTCGGCCGCGACCGAATGGTCCCTGCGCAGCCTGCTGGCGCAGGACGATTACTCCAACGGTTCCTTTCTCATGCACGTCCTGGGCGAGGGGACCTTCATGGAACTCCTCATGTTCCTGGAGCAGGTCGCGCCTGACCCGGTGACCGCCCGTACCTTCAAGCTGGCGCGCCAGGACGAGGGCCGGCACGTCGGGTACGGCATATCCCATTTCGCCTACCACATCGAGCAGGACCCGTCGATAAAGGACGATCTGATGCGGGCGGCCGAGGAACGGACCCTGTTCCTTCAGCAGGCTTCCGGTTCCAGTCCCTTCGTGCTGAAAGCCATGATGACGCTGGCCGGCGGCGGCTCGCACCCGGAGCAACTGGCGCGGGGGCGGGACGCGGTGATGGGTCTCTACGAAGAGATGCACAGCAAGCGTGTGCGCGAACTGGTGGCCATCGGATTCGACCGCAAGGATGCCGAACGCATATCGGAACTGCACGGCAGCGGCGTGCGGAACTTCATGTAA
- a CDS encoding chloride channel protein, which produces MNLSRLRVFRLWRVMARRFRQRLHANIERMRTTDQVFVISAAVLIGVLGAGGAIAFRELILFIESVAWGGGLSDRVSLTTLAVLTVPTAGGLIVGILIYFSTREARGLPDVMEAVALRGGRIRPRVAVETSLATAISIGTGLSVGREGPIAQIGAAIGSTFGRLSHVNVHRMRTFVGCGAAAGIAATFNTPIAGALFALEVILGNFSFSRFSPIVISSVVATAISRYFLGNQPAIIVPPHGVNHPLEFALYAILGILAAIVGTLFVRALYGVEDLYGKVPLPDYLKPMTGGLLVGALALLYPQILGVGYDTMDRVLFSELEWQFLLILVFMKIAATSFSLGSGASGGVIAPSLFVGCMLGGAYGALVNHLLPGTSASGGAYALVAMGALVSSTIRTPMTSILMIFEMTGNYELILPLAISVIVSTALSAYLLKPSVYTMRLLRRNVDLEKGEETNILRSLNVGQARAGSFETIPPQAPLDDLMSRLAESTDTEFYITDDAERYQGTVTFDRIRSLVAYGEDLEGVVVAHDIAQFDLPTVTDGDTLDRVMLLFGRHQVNAFPVVDPDSGRLVGVISREHVMDAYNRETARRDLAGEFGSMVDTLSEGRVVQLGDDYAMVEINAPRQFTGRSIRRLQIRSRHGVQILLIRKREHRAGQANQAEQSDRDGQAHFVPEPDYVIREEDVLLVAGERDCIERIVNL; this is translated from the coding sequence ATGAATCTGTCGAGGCTCCGGGTGTTTCGTCTCTGGCGCGTGATGGCGAGGCGCTTCAGGCAGCGCCTGCACGCCAATATCGAGCGCATGCGGACGACCGACCAGGTCTTCGTGATCAGCGCCGCGGTACTGATCGGCGTGCTGGGCGCGGGAGGCGCCATCGCATTCCGCGAACTGATCCTGTTCATCGAGTCCGTGGCCTGGGGCGGTGGATTGTCCGATCGTGTTTCGCTCACCACGCTGGCGGTGCTCACGGTGCCCACGGCCGGGGGCCTGATCGTGGGCATCCTGATCTACTTCAGCACCCGGGAAGCCCGCGGGCTGCCGGACGTCATGGAAGCCGTGGCCCTTCGCGGCGGACGCATCAGACCCCGGGTCGCCGTGGAGACCTCGCTGGCTACCGCCATCAGCATCGGCACGGGGCTGTCGGTGGGCCGCGAAGGCCCCATCGCCCAGATCGGCGCCGCCATCGGCTCCACCTTTGGCCGGCTGTCGCACGTCAACGTCCATCGCATGCGGACCTTCGTGGGGTGCGGCGCGGCCGCGGGCATCGCGGCGACCTTCAACACGCCGATCGCCGGCGCGCTGTTCGCCCTCGAAGTCATCCTGGGAAATTTCTCCTTCAGCCGGTTCAGTCCCATCGTGATCTCTTCGGTGGTGGCTACCGCCATATCCCGCTATTTTCTGGGCAACCAGCCGGCCATCATCGTGCCCCCGCACGGCGTGAACCACCCGCTCGAATTCGCCCTGTACGCCATACTGGGCATCCTGGCCGCTATCGTGGGCACCCTCTTCGTCCGGGCGTTATATGGCGTGGAGGACCTCTACGGAAAGGTGCCGCTTCCGGATTACCTGAAGCCCATGACCGGCGGTCTGCTTGTCGGCGCCCTGGCCCTGCTCTATCCCCAGATCCTCGGGGTGGGATACGATACCATGGACCGGGTCCTGTTCTCCGAACTGGAGTGGCAGTTTCTGCTCATCCTGGTCTTCATGAAAATCGCCGCCACGTCCTTTTCCCTGGGATCGGGCGCCTCGGGCGGCGTGATTGCCCCCTCCCTGTTCGTCGGTTGCATGCTGGGCGGTGCTTACGGCGCCCTGGTCAACCACCTGCTGCCCGGAACGAGCGCATCCGGGGGCGCATACGCGCTGGTGGCCATGGGTGCACTGGTTTCTTCGACCATCCGGACCCCCATGACGTCGATACTGATGATCTTCGAAATGACCGGCAACTACGAACTGATCCTGCCGCTGGCGATATCCGTCATCGTCAGTACGGCACTGTCCGCCTACCTGCTCAAGCCTTCCGTATACACAATGCGCCTCCTTAGGAGAAACGTGGACCTGGAAAAGGGCGAGGAGACGAACATCCTCAGATCGTTGAACGTGGGGCAGGCCCGGGCGGGCTCGTTCGAGACGATACCGCCCCAGGCGCCGCTCGACGACCTGATGTCCCGCCTGGCCGAGAGTACGGACACGGAGTTTTACATCACGGACGATGCGGAGCGTTACCAGGGCACGGTCACATTCGACCGCATCCGAAGTCTCGTCGCGTACGGTGAGGATCTCGAAGGCGTCGTCGTGGCCCACGACATCGCCCAGTTCGACCTGCCGACGGTCACCGACGGCGACACGCTGGACCGGGTCATGCTGCTCTTCGGTAGGCACCAGGTGAACGCCTTTCCCGTCGTCGATCCGGACTCGGGCCGCCTGGTCGGCGTCATCAGCCGCGAGCACGTCATGGACGCCTATAACCGGGAGACGGCCAGACGGGACCTGGCCGGTGAATTCGGGAGCATGGTCGACACGCTGAGCGAAGGACGGGTCGTACAGCTGGGGGACGACTACGCCATGGTCGAAATCAACGCGCCCCGGCAGTTCACGGGCCGTAGCATCCGGCGCCTTCAGATCCGCAGCCGGCACGGGGTTCAGATCCTGCTCATCAGGAAACGGGAGCACCGGGCCGGCCAGGCGAACCAGGCAGAACAATCCGACCGGGACGGCCAGGCGCACTTCGTCCCTGAACCGGACTATGTGATCCGGGAGGAAGACGTCCTGCTCGTCGCCGGAGAACGCGACTGTATAGAACGTATCGTTAACCTGTAA
- a CDS encoding outer membrane beta-barrel protein, which produces MGTFLLRRFPAWLTVLMLAAIPAAAQENGDSTVSSLVEISGFVDASYTYSNLDDANTFGLDQVEIDLSRNLGDIGSLRADLEWVSDGEGGFTLDAEQGYVTLDLGLGRSEGNYPTLTFGKFNAPIGFELLDAPDMYQYSHALVFDLGLPTNLTGAMLSMDLGGGIDVLVHLSNGWDRNVDENTNKMIGGRLGYSHEDMGGIGFSAMRGDESGFTGNLTVYDIDLTLTPTPGLLIGGEFNNGRTDLDEALKQESSWNGYMVMAHFSVNDVMGITGRYDYFTREVESNYPSFRVAARRSGAQDHPVRLEETRQALTIAPTFALTDGLGFLMELRRDFSDDEIFGDPEDGTLEKSMVNFAFEMTYSF; this is translated from the coding sequence ATGGGTACCTTTTTGTTACGCAGATTCCCCGCCTGGCTGACGGTCCTGATGCTCGCGGCGATCCCGGCCGCCGCCCAGGAGAATGGAGATTCGACCGTTTCCAGCCTGGTCGAAATCTCGGGGTTCGTCGACGCCAGTTACACCTACTCCAATCTTGACGATGCGAACACCTTCGGTCTCGATCAGGTGGAGATCGATCTGTCGAGGAACCTGGGCGATATCGGCTCGTTGCGTGCGGACCTGGAATGGGTGAGCGACGGCGAAGGCGGGTTCACCCTCGACGCGGAGCAGGGGTACGTGACCCTGGATCTCGGCCTGGGCCGCAGTGAGGGAAACTATCCGACGCTCACGTTCGGCAAGTTCAACGCGCCCATCGGGTTCGAGCTTCTGGACGCGCCGGACATGTACCAGTACTCCCACGCGCTGGTCTTCGATCTGGGACTGCCCACCAACCTCACCGGCGCCATGCTGTCCATGGACCTGGGCGGCGGTATCGACGTGTTGGTCCACCTGTCCAACGGATGGGACCGGAATGTCGACGAAAATACCAACAAGATGATCGGTGGCAGACTCGGTTACAGCCACGAGGATATGGGCGGGATCGGCTTCTCAGCCATGCGTGGCGACGAATCGGGCTTCACGGGAAACCTGACAGTCTACGACATCGACCTGACCCTGACGCCGACGCCGGGACTCCTCATAGGCGGGGAGTTCAACAACGGCCGGACGGACCTGGACGAGGCACTCAAGCAGGAATCCAGCTGGAACGGCTACATGGTCATGGCTCACTTCAGTGTGAACGACGTCATGGGGATTACCGGACGATACGACTACTTCACTAGAGAGGTCGAAAGCAATTATCCGAGTTTTCGGGTTGCGGCGCGTCGCAGCGGAGCGCAGGACCACCCGGTCAGACTGGAAGAAACCCGCCAGGCCCTCACCATCGCCCCGACGTTCGCGCTGACCGACGGCCTGGGGTTCCTCATGGAACTCCGCCGGGATTTCTCCGACGATGAGATTTTCGGGGATCCGGAAGACGGCACATTAGAGAAGTCGATGGTCAATTTCGCCTTCGAGATGACCTATTCGTTCTGA
- a CDS encoding outer membrane beta-barrel protein encodes MLRRFHVLLTVLMLAAFPAAAQENGGDDMETEGGGTAISGLVEISGFVDASYTYNSTDDANSFGLDQVEIDLSRNLGDIGSLRTDLEWVSDGEGGFTLDAEQGYVTLDLGLGRGEGNYPTLTFGKFNAPIGFELLDAPDMYQYSHSLVFNNGLPTNLTGAMLSMDLGGGFDVVVHLTNGWDQNVDTNTNKMIGGRLGYSHDDMGGIGFSAMRGDHEDPVYGSDFVLVSNLTVYDIDLTLTPIPRFIIGGEYNNGKKELAVSETVLNWNGYLVMAHYRLTDVMGLTGRYDYFNTYSTITTRGGRMNVFSITRQALTIAPTFALTDGLGFLMELRRDFSFYERDKGSGEREDEESMVNFAFEMTYSF; translated from the coding sequence GTGTTACGCAGATTCCACGTCTTGCTGACGGTCCTGATGCTCGCCGCCTTCCCGGCCGCCGCGCAGGAAAACGGCGGGGATGACATGGAGACGGAAGGCGGTGGCACCGCCATCTCCGGCCTGGTCGAAATCTCGGGGTTCGTAGACGCCAGCTACACCTACAACAGTACGGATGATGCAAACTCATTCGGCCTCGACCAGGTGGAGATCGATCTCTCGAGGAACCTGGGCGATATCGGCTCGTTGCGCACGGATCTGGAGTGGGTGAGTGACGGCGAGGGCGGGTTCACCCTCGACGCCGAACAGGGGTACGTGACCCTGGATCTCGGGCTGGGCCGCGGGGAGGGGAACTACCCGACCCTGACCTTCGGTAAGTTCAACGCGCCCATCGGGTTCGAACTCCTGGACGCCCCGGACATGTACCAGTATTCCCACTCGCTGGTCTTCAATAATGGACTGCCCACCAATCTGACCGGCGCCATGCTGTCCATGGACTTGGGAGGAGGTTTCGACGTGGTGGTTCACCTTACGAACGGATGGGACCAGAACGTCGACACCAATACCAACAAGATGATCGGCGGCAGACTCGGATATAGCCATGACGATATGGGCGGCATCGGCTTCTCGGCGATGCGCGGCGACCACGAGGACCCGGTATACGGCTCGGACTTCGTACTGGTCAGCAATCTGACCGTATACGACATCGATCTGACCCTGACGCCGATCCCGAGATTCATCATCGGAGGGGAGTACAACAACGGTAAAAAAGAACTGGCTGTGTCTGAAACAGTACTCAACTGGAACGGCTACTTGGTGATGGCGCACTACCGTCTGACCGACGTCATGGGGTTAACGGGCAGGTACGACTATTTCAACACCTACTCCACCATTACGACACGAGGGGGCAGAATGAACGTTTTTTCAATAACCCGTCAGGCCCTCACCATAGCACCGACGTTCGCGCTGACCGACGGCCTGGGGTTCCTCATGGAACTCCGCCGGGATTTCTCCTTCTATGAGCGCGATAAGGGTTCCGGCGAACGTGAGGATGAGGAGTCGATGGTCAATTTCGCCTTCGAGATGACCTATTCGTTCTGA
- a CDS encoding L-threonylcarbamoyladenylate synthase, which produces MAAILQLHPEHPQKRHVDRVVEALHRGGVIVYPTDTVYGLGCDIFNRKAINRIYQIKQAPAGKPLSFVCSDLKDLARYAKNISNAAYRMMKRLLPGPYTFILEASRDVPKFMIGKRRTVGIRVPDNRICLEIVQALGRPVLSTSIAPSGIEASANGSDMNDADSIAARYGKVVDVIVDGGVIVPEPSTVVDLTGEEPEILRASAGEADLY; this is translated from the coding sequence ATGGCCGCTATCCTCCAACTCCATCCCGAACATCCCCAGAAACGGCATGTCGACCGGGTCGTCGAAGCCCTGCATCGGGGTGGCGTGATCGTGTATCCGACCGACACGGTCTACGGACTGGGCTGCGATATCTTCAACCGCAAGGCCATCAACCGGATCTACCAGATCAAGCAAGCTCCCGCCGGGAAGCCGCTCAGTTTCGTCTGTTCGGATCTGAAGGATCTCGCACGGTACGCGAAGAACATCTCCAACGCGGCCTACCGCATGATGAAGCGCCTGCTGCCCGGCCCCTACACCTTCATTCTGGAGGCCTCGAGAGACGTGCCGAAGTTCATGATCGGCAAGCGCCGGACGGTGGGTATCCGGGTGCCGGACAACCGGATATGCCTCGAAATCGTGCAGGCGCTCGGCCGGCCCGTGCTGAGTACCAGCATCGCGCCTTCCGGTATTGAGGCCTCAGCTAACGGAAGCGATATGAACGACGCCGATTCCATCGCGGCCCGGTACGGCAAGGTCGTGGACGTCATCGTGGACGGCGGCGTCATTGTTCCGGAGCCGTCCACGGTGGTCGATCTGACCGGCGAGGAGCCCGAGATCCTGCGGGCGAGTGCCGGCGAAGCCGATCTGTACTGA
- a CDS encoding aminotransferase class I/II-fold pyridoxal phosphate-dependent enzyme produces MQIVELRSDTMTRPTPAMRRAMANAEVGDDCFGEDPSVNRLEEAMAALLGKEAGLFVTSGTQGNQLAVRSQTHHGNDVIAEKYCHMFNAEAGALGALSGVQVRLLTGERGVFTPAQMEEVIQRGDNVHYGRTALVAVENTHNKSGGYPWPVEALSRVGECGRSNNLRVHMDGARLFNACAATGLTAQTYTQHVDSVSVCLSKGLGAPVGSVLAGDQATIDAARYYRKMLGGGMRQAGVLAAAGLYAMEHNISRLSEDHGHATRLAEALADLENVEIDLDEIHSNMIFFSLRNGLDPFEAVDRLSVEGVRMLAMKPGIIRAVTHLDVSGEQIDLAIEVCRKVLTRVS; encoded by the coding sequence ATGCAAATCGTCGAACTTCGCAGCGACACCATGACTCGGCCGACGCCAGCCATGCGCCGCGCCATGGCGAACGCCGAGGTCGGCGACGACTGTTTCGGCGAAGACCCATCGGTCAACCGGCTGGAAGAAGCCATGGCCGCACTGCTCGGAAAGGAGGCTGGGCTCTTCGTCACGAGCGGCACGCAGGGCAACCAACTCGCCGTCCGGTCGCAGACCCATCACGGCAACGATGTCATCGCGGAAAAGTACTGCCACATGTTCAACGCGGAAGCCGGTGCACTCGGCGCACTGTCGGGCGTGCAGGTCCGCCTGCTGACGGGAGAACGGGGTGTATTCACGCCGGCGCAGATGGAGGAAGTGATCCAGCGGGGCGACAACGTGCACTACGGCAGGACAGCGCTGGTCGCCGTGGAGAACACCCACAACAAGTCCGGCGGATATCCGTGGCCCGTGGAGGCGCTGTCCCGGGTAGGAGAATGCGGAAGGTCAAACAACCTGCGCGTCCACATGGACGGCGCCAGGCTGTTCAACGCCTGCGCGGCGACGGGCCTGACCGCACAGACCTACACGCAGCATGTCGATTCCGTATCCGTGTGCCTGTCCAAGGGCCTGGGCGCGCCGGTCGGCAGCGTGCTGGCGGGCGACCAGGCCACGATCGACGCGGCGCGCTACTACCGGAAGATGCTGGGAGGCGGAATGCGCCAGGCGGGCGTCCTGGCGGCGGCCGGTCTATACGCCATGGAACACAACATCTCCCGGCTGTCCGAGGACCACGGCCATGCCACCCGGCTGGCGGAGGCGCTCGCCGACCTGGAGAACGTCGAGATCGACCTGGACGAGATCCACAGTAACATGATCTTCTTCAGCCTGCGGAACGGCCTCGACCCCTTCGAAGCCGTCGATCGCCTGTCTGTGGAAGGCGTGCGGATGCTCGCCATGAAACCCGGCATCATCCGCGCCGTTACGCACCTGGACGTAAGCGGCGAACAGATCGATCTGGCCATCGAAGTCTGCAGGAAAGTGCTGACCCGCGTTTCCTGA
- a CDS encoding ATP-binding protein: MGETRQDGADSGVTLELTIPSNPDLTAEVDRRIEELTAQTGFDQGTRGDIMIAVNEAVKNAILHGNRCDESKQVIISCKCSSTLFRIHICDCGGGFDPDGLPDPRNPDNLLKENGRGILMIKALMDEVEFDITEHGTSVTLIKYGH, translated from the coding sequence ATGGGCGAAACTCGACAGGACGGGGCGGATAGCGGCGTGACGCTGGAACTGACGATCCCGAGCAATCCCGATCTGACCGCGGAGGTGGACCGCCGCATTGAGGAGTTGACTGCGCAGACCGGCTTCGACCAGGGAACGCGGGGCGACATCATGATCGCCGTGAACGAAGCGGTCAAGAACGCGATACTCCATGGAAACCGGTGCGACGAGTCCAAGCAGGTCATTATCTCCTGCAAATGCAGTTCGACGTTGTTCCGTATACACATATGCGACTGTGGCGGTGGTTTCGATCCCGACGGCCTTCCGGACCCGCGTAACCCGGACAACCTGCTCAAGGAGAATGGCCGGGGCATACTGATGATCAAGGCCCTTATGGACGAAGTCGAGTTCGATATCACGGAGCACGGCACGAGCGTGACCCTGATCAAGTACGGCCACTGA
- a CDS encoding alpha/beta fold hydrolase translates to MNVEGVYAISLPIILAHGIVPFDALYRPLLQAGLRRLLRQPDKYDYFSGIAGHLENHGYTVFAPRVPFAAQVHKRALALKRRIEVILESTGADRVHIIAHSMGGLDARHMIVDFDMADHVATLTTIGTPHCGTCFADFGLAKVNWLIGFTSLFGLNLEGFRDLSTEAAAAFNERALNAEAQNHVRYATYAAHQRHGRIFTPLKLPWKYIARREGDNDGLVSVTSAAWTDRLGSKTVRQEAFPVPADHLNELAWWEPCELRAPRQARRPFKNKIRDAYLKMVRDAERED, encoded by the coding sequence TTGAACGTCGAGGGAGTGTACGCCATAAGTCTTCCGATCATCCTCGCCCACGGCATCGTGCCCTTCGACGCGCTTTACCGGCCGCTCCTCCAGGCGGGGCTGCGCCGACTCCTTCGCCAGCCCGACAAGTACGACTACTTCAGCGGGATCGCCGGTCATCTCGAAAACCACGGTTACACCGTCTTCGCCCCCCGCGTACCCTTCGCAGCCCAGGTACATAAGCGCGCGCTGGCCCTGAAACGCCGCATCGAAGTCATCCTCGAAAGCACCGGAGCTGACCGGGTTCACATCATCGCCCACAGTATGGGTGGTCTCGACGCCCGCCACATGATCGTTGATTTCGACATGGCCGATCACGTCGCAACGCTGACGACCATTGGCACGCCGCACTGCGGGACTTGCTTCGCAGACTTCGGTCTTGCCAAAGTGAACTGGCTGATCGGCTTCACCAGCCTCTTCGGCCTTAATCTCGAGGGCTTCCGCGATCTCAGTACCGAGGCTGCCGCAGCCTTCAACGAGCGTGCGCTGAACGCCGAAGCGCAAAACCACGTCAGGTATGCCACCTATGCCGCCCACCAAAGGCATGGGCGGATATTCACCCCGCTGAAGCTGCCCTGGAAATACATCGCCAGACGCGAAGGAGACAACGATGGGCTGGTGTCTGTGACCTCGGCCGCGTGGACGGACCGACTGGGTTCGAAAACAGTACGCCAGGAAGCCTTTCCCGTCCCCGCCGACCACCTCAACGAACTGGCCTGGTGGGAGCCGTGCGAATTGCGCGCTCCCCGGCAGGCGCGAAGGCCCTTCAAGAACAAAATACGCGACGCCTACCTCAAGATGGTTCGTGACGCCGAGCGGGAAGATTGA
- the mutL gene encoding DNA mismatch repair endonuclease MutL, whose translation MADQIKVLPEKLANMIAAGEVIERPASVVKELAENAIDAGGKRISVEIKAGGKQLIRVMDDGAGMSREDAVLAFERHATSKITGEDDLYRIGTFGFRGEALASIASVARVDLTTNTKGEAAGTRVRIDGGSAPKVTDAGRAAGTTIAVSQLFYNVPARRKFLRTTGTETRHVVSVVSAIAMAYPGIAITLTVDGRDTLSLPAVSNTYTRAQAVMGNTLMNQMIPVTFDDDLVKIHGFISRPDAARVSRTHQHLYINLRPVSSRALNRAVFEGYGSILPKERFPVSIVFLNIDLDQVDVNVHPAKREVRFSDESGVYERLLRAVRLSLQNSDVVPVFETDTPDITGMTPAAASGGAHMPDHDPGTARRTQIDLFGPVRGNGGDPSGEWTYTPAGTDRGERDEGGQGTVREHSDAEMVSLWQLHNAYILAQVKGGFMLIDQHAAHERVLFERALKTMDHESAPSRQLLFPVTLDLMVPQIALVREHFDHFARLGFNVKLFGEQTVVVDAVPCMASSQEVDTLFHRMIENLQEMPEKNLKTEERIALTFSGHAGIRKGDPLSQQEMNGLVNDLFATEMPYVTPRGRPTVVRMPLEEIERRFNRSS comes from the coding sequence ATGGCTGATCAGATCAAGGTGTTGCCCGAGAAGCTGGCGAACATGATCGCCGCGGGCGAGGTGATCGAACGCCCCGCCTCGGTCGTGAAGGAACTGGCCGAGAACGCGATCGACGCCGGTGGCAAGCGCATTTCCGTGGAGATCAAGGCGGGCGGAAAGCAGCTCATCCGCGTCATGGACGACGGCGCAGGCATGTCCCGGGAGGACGCGGTACTGGCCTTCGAGCGGCATGCGACCAGCAAGATCACCGGCGAAGACGACCTCTACCGCATCGGTACCTTCGGCTTTCGGGGCGAAGCGCTGGCCAGCATCGCCTCCGTGGCCCGGGTAGACCTGACGACGAATACGAAAGGCGAAGCGGCCGGGACCCGCGTCCGCATCGACGGGGGTTCGGCGCCGAAAGTTACGGACGCCGGCCGGGCAGCGGGTACGACGATCGCCGTATCGCAGCTGTTCTACAACGTGCCCGCCCGCCGGAAGTTCCTGAGGACGACGGGTACGGAGACGCGCCATGTCGTTTCCGTGGTTTCCGCCATCGCCATGGCCTATCCCGGGATCGCGATCACGCTGACGGTCGACGGCCGGGATACCCTGTCCCTGCCCGCCGTGTCCAACACCTATACCCGCGCGCAGGCCGTCATGGGCAACACGCTCATGAACCAGATGATCCCGGTCACGTTCGACGACGATCTCGTCAAGATACACGGGTTCATCAGCCGGCCCGACGCCGCCAGGGTTTCCCGCACCCACCAGCATCTGTACATCAACCTCAGACCGGTATCCAGCCGCGCCCTGAACCGCGCCGTGTTCGAAGGGTATGGTTCGATTCTACCCAAAGAACGGTTTCCCGTATCCATCGTTTTCCTGAACATCGATCTCGACCAGGTGGACGTCAATGTCCATCCCGCAAAGCGAGAGGTCCGGTTCTCCGACGAGTCCGGGGTATATGAGCGGCTCCTGCGGGCCGTTCGGCTGTCGTTACAGAACTCGGACGTGGTGCCCGTTTTCGAAACGGACACGCCGGACATCACCGGAATGACGCCGGCCGCGGCGTCCGGCGGCGCGCATATGCCCGACCACGATCCGGGCACGGCGCGCAGAACCCAGATAGACCTGTTCGGTCCCGTGCGCGGAAACGGCGGCGATCCTTCGGGCGAGTGGACCTACACCCCGGCCGGCACGGATCGCGGGGAACGCGACGAAGGGGGACAGGGAACGGTCAGGGAGCACAGCGACGCGGAAATGGTGTCGCTATGGCAACTGCACAACGCCTACATACTGGCCCAGGTCAAAGGCGGTTTCATGCTCATCGATCAGCACGCCGCCCACGAACGCGTGCTTTTCGAACGGGCGCTGAAGACGATGGACCACGAATCCGCGCCCTCCCGGCAGTTGCTGTTTCCGGTTACCCTCGATCTCATGGTGCCGCAGATCGCGCTGGTCCGGGAACATTTCGATCACTTCGCCCGGCTGGGGTTCAATGTGAAACTATTCGGCGAGCAGACCGTGGTCGTCGACGCCGTACCCTGCATGGCAAGCAGCCAGGAAGTAGACACATTGTTTCACCGGATGATTGAAAACCTGCAGGAGATGCCGGAAAAGAACCTCAAAACGGAAGAACGTATCGCCCTTACTTTCTCCGGCCATGCCGGTATCAGGAAGGGCGACCCGTTGTCCCAGCAGGAGATGAACGGACTCGTCAACGATCTGTTCGCCACGGAAATGCCCTATGTAACGCCCCGCGGGCGACCCACCGTGGTCCGCATGCCACTCGAAGAGATCGAACGCAGATTCAACAGGTCCTCGTAA